TCTCTGACCTCAAACTTCGGACGAATGGCGGGAGGAATGCGCGAAAGGGATTGTTCCACCGCCTCCACATCAACGCCACCTGGCACGCCGTCACCCTCCGCGCATTCATTGCGCCAGATACCTCCTGATTGTCAAGACAACGCTCCATTTCCCATGTTAGCTGAGTTCCCCGCCCCGAGTAACTCTAGGCTGGAACGCTCGCGAGGCCGGACGAGCCGGTGCTGGTGGCGTGGTCGGCTTCGGCGCTTACGGCACTCCCGCCCAGCACGTCAAATTGGGACACCCGCGGCTTGAAATTCCGACACTCAGCTCCGAAATAGGACAGTACCCGGTGACAGGTCTCCCTTGCGCTGCCGGTCCCTGGCCGTCTAAGGTCCGATTGCCATGGCGCACCGGACTGGCAGCGCGGATCTTCCTTTACATGGCGGTCAGGTACCGCACTGGCTCGCCGCACGGATGGCCCGTCTCGGACGGGTCATCGTCGAAGCCATCGTGCAGCATTACGGGCGTGACGAATTCTTACGCCGCCTGGCGCATCCGTTCTGGTTTCAATCGTTCGGCGCGGTGATGGGAATGGACTGGCACTCCTCCGGCATCACGACGAGCGTGATGGGCGCGCTCAAGCGCGGCTTGGCGCCGGTGCGGCAGGAGCTCGGAATTCACGTCTGCGGCGGGCGCGGCAGGCATTCGCGCGCCACTCCCGCCGAGCTCGTCGCTGTCGGCGAGCGGGTCGGCGTAGACGGTGACCAACTGGCACGCACCAGCCGTCTGGTCGCCAAGGTCGACAGCGCCGCGGTGCAGGACGGCTTCGAACTCTATCTCCACAGTTTTGTAGTTACCGACGACGGCACCTGGGCGATCGTGCAGCAAGGGATGAATGTCGAACGCCGGCAGGCGCGGCGCTACCACTGGCTCTCCGAAGGCTTGCAGAGTTTTGTCGATCAACCGCACGCGGCGATCGACGGCCCGAATCAGGGACTGATCGTCAACCTCACGGACCGTCGCGCCGAGGACTCGCGTCGCTGCCAGGTGCAGCTGACGCGCGGTGACCCGGACCGCGTGGTGGCGATGCTCCACAAGGTCCGTGATGGGGCCGCACCGCATCTCCACATGCCGGCACATCACGACGTGCGGTTGTCCGATGTGCTGCTGCGCCGCTTGCGCGCAACACTCGTGGCCGCAGCCGATCGCGGGCCGGCAGATTTCGCCGAATTGCTGCTGGTCCCTGGGCTCGGGGCCCGCACCGTCTTCGCGCTGGCCATGGTCAGCGAAGTCGTGCACGGCGCGCCGTGCCGCTTTTCCGATCCAGCCCGCTTCTCGCTCGCGCACGGTGGCAAAGACGGTCATCCGTTTCCGGTACCCGTGAAGGTGTACGACGAAACCATCCGCGTCATGCGGAGCGCTGTCGATCACGCGACGCTTGGTCTCGACGACAAGCTCGCGGCGATTCGGCACTTGGACGAGCAAGCGCGGGCGTTGGAGCACGCCGTGACGGGTCCGAGTCTCAAACAGTTCGTTGCGCGCGAGTCCCTTGACGCTAGCGACTACGGCGGCAGAACGGTCTGGGACCAGGGCCGGAGTTCGTCGGTCGTAGGCGAGCAACCGCCCCCGCGACGCAAACCGCGTCAGCTCGTCCTGCTGTAAGCCGGGGCAACACCGTCGCGTGGGTACACCCTGCCAAGGTGCGCGGGTGTGCAGGATGAAGCCTGCCGCTCCGAGCCTCACCCATGAATCTCCAATTCGTCAGCGCAGCG
This region of Candidatus Binatia bacterium genomic DNA includes:
- a CDS encoding DUF763 domain-containing protein — protein: MAHRTGSADLPLHGGQVPHWLAARMARLGRVIVEAIVQHYGRDEFLRRLAHPFWFQSFGAVMGMDWHSSGITTSVMGALKRGLAPVRQELGIHVCGGRGRHSRATPAELVAVGERVGVDGDQLARTSRLVAKVDSAAVQDGFELYLHSFVVTDDGTWAIVQQGMNVERRQARRYHWLSEGLQSFVDQPHAAIDGPNQGLIVNLTDRRAEDSRRCQVQLTRGDPDRVVAMLHKVRDGAAPHLHMPAHHDVRLSDVLLRRLRATLVAAADRGPADFAELLLVPGLGARTVFALAMVSEVVHGAPCRFSDPARFSLAHGGKDGHPFPVPVKVYDETIRVMRSAVDHATLGLDDKLAAIRHLDEQARALEHAVTGPSLKQFVARESLDASDYGGRTVWDQGRSSSVVGEQPPPRRKPRQLVLL